The following proteins are encoded in a genomic region of Thermothielavioides terrestris NRRL 8126 chromosome 5, complete sequence:
- a CDS encoding glycosyltransferase family 2 protein (CAZy_ID 269985), with protein MPPPESSFSAYNPAMDGSSPTQPWTPSRGSSEFTRPPPVTTRYEPAELNGSPRPGTPASTYGGSPRRPLPPAPLFSHQARGSTSSFADDVTVSIPLAEDTDDVFAPESDLGGARHQRESYAQSQTTLSEDATDASVNNEKMGRYGLAPEGKQERRGVRAPQMSKKEVQLINGELVLECKIPTILYSFLPRRDEIEFTHMRYTAVTCDPDDFVDRGYKLRQNIGRTARETELFICITMYNEDEYDFTRTMHAVMKNISHFCSRNRSRTWGDQGWQKIVVCIVSDGREKIHPRTLDALAAMGVYQHGIAKNYVNQKAVQAHVYEYTTQVSLDSDLKFKGAEKGIVPCQIIFCLKEKNQKKLNSHRWFFNAFGKALNPNVCILLDVGTRPANTALYHLWKAFDTDSNVAGACGEIKAMKGRWGKNLLNPLVASQNYEYKLSNILDKPLESVFGYITVLPGALSAYRYHALQNDETGHGPLSQYFKGETLHGQHADVFTANMYLAEDRILCWELVAKRGDRWVLKYVKGCTGETDVPDTVPEFVSQRRRWLNGAFFAAVYSLVHFRQIWQTDHTLARKILLHIEFVYQFIQLLFTYFSLANFYLTFYFIAGGLADPQVDPFGGRAGLYIFTILRYVCVLLISTQFVLSLGNRPQGAKKMYLASMIIYAVIMAYTSFACIYIVVRQFTHKDDPDLNLGNNVFTNLVVSTVSTIGLYFLMSFLYLDPWHMFTSFIQYYILLPSYICTLQIYAFCNTHDVTWGTKGDNVMKTDLGGAVGKGSTVELEMPSEQLDIDSGYDEALRNLRDRVEVPPPAVSEDQLQQDYYKSVRTYMVVTWLIANATLAMAVSEAYGGSSIGNNFYLRFILWSVAGLAGFRALGSTAYAVIALVNTVVEGRVRLTLKMPKWLGGWGSRISDTMSSVASSVRR; from the exons ATGCCCCCGCCAGAATCTTCATTCAGCGCCTACAACCCAGCCATGGATGGCTCGTCTCCCACGCAACCGTGGACTCCATCGCGGGGTTCGTCCGAGTTTACCCGGCCGCCTCCAGTGACCACCAGATACGAGCCGGCGGAGCTCAACGGCAGTCCAAGACCAGGCACGCCCGCCTCGACCTACGGCGGCAGTCCGAGGCGACCGCTGCCCCCTGCGCCTTTATTCTCCCACCAGGCTCGCGGCTCGACCAGTTCCTTTGCCGACGACGTCACTGTCAGCATTCCGCTGGCAGAGGACACCGACGACGTCTTCGCGCCCGAGTCCGATCTAGGTGGTGCGAGGCATCAGCGTGAATCGTACGCCCAGTCGCAGACAACACTGAGCGAAGACGCCACGGATGCGTCGGTCAATAATGAGAAGATGGGACGCTACGGACTGGCGCCCGAGGGGAAGCAggagcgccgcggcgtccGCGCGCCGCAGATGAGCAAGAAGGAGGTGCAGCTGATCAATGGCGAACTGGTGCTCGAATGCAAGATCCCGACCATCCTGTACAGCTTCCTGCCCCGCCGAGACGAGATCGAGTTCACGCACATGCGGTACACGGCCGTAACCTGCGATCCCGACGACTTCGTCGACCGGGGCTACAAGCTGCGCCAGAACATAGGGCGGACGGCGCGCGAGACGGAGCTGTTCATCTGCATCACCATGTACAACGAGGACGAGTACGACTTTACGCGCACCATGCACGCCGTCATGAAAAACATCAGCCACTTCTGTAGCCGCAACAGAAGCCGAACCTGGGGAGACCAGGGGTGGCAGAAGATCGTGGTCTGCATCGTGTCGGACGGGCGCGAGAAGATCCACCCGCGCACgctcgacgcgctggccgccatggGCGTCTACCAGCATGGCATCGCCAAGAACTACGTCAACCAGAAAGCCGTGCAGGCCCACGTGTACGAGTACACGACCCAGGTGTCGCTGGACTCGGACCTCAAGTTCAAGGGCGCCGAGAAAGGCATCGTGCCCTGCCAGATCATCTTCTGTCTCAAGGAGAAGAACCAGAAGAAGCTCAACTCGCACCGCTGGTTCTTCAACGCGTTTGGCAAGGCGCTCAACCCCAACGTGTGCATTCTGCTGGACGTGGGCACGCGACCTGCAAATACGGCGCTGTACCATCTGTGGAAGGCGTTCGACACCGACTCGAACGTGGCCGGCGCGTGCGGAGAGATCAAAGCGATGAAGGGCCGTTGGGGTAAAAACTTACTGAACCCTCTCGTCGCATCTCAAAACTATGAATATAAGCTGTCCAACATCCTCGACAAGCCGCTCGAGAGTGTGTTCGGATACATCACGGTGCTGCCCGGCGCCCTCAGCGCGTACCGCTACCACGCGCTACAGAACGACGAGACCGGCCACGGGCCGCTCAGCCAGTACTTCAAGGGCGAAACCCTGCACGGACAGCACGCGGATGTGTTTACTGCCAACATGTACCTCGCTGAGGATCGCATCCTCTGCTGGGAGCTGGTGGCCAAGCGCGGCGATAGATGGGTGCTGAAGTATGTGAAGGGATGCACAGGCGAGACCGATGTGCCCG ACACCGTGCCCGAGTTCGTCTCACAGCGTCGCCGCTGGCTCAacggcgccttcttcgctGCCGTGTATTCGCTTGTCCACTTCAGGCAGATCTGGCAGACGGACCACACTCTCGCCCGTAAGATCTTGCTGCACATCGAATTCGTGTACCAGTTCATCCAGCTGCTGTTCACCTACTTCTCGCTCGCCAACTTCTACCTGACCTTCTACTTCATCGCtggcggcctggccgaccCCCAAGTGGATCccttcggcggccgcgcgggtcTGTACATCTTCACGATCCTGCGCTACGTCTGCGTGCTCCTCATCTCGACCCAGTTCGTCCTCTCCCTCGGCAACCGACCGCAGGGCGCCAAGAAGATGTACCTGGCGTCCATGATCATCTACGCCGTCATCATGGCCTACACGTCGTTTGCCTGCATCTACATCGTGGTGCGGCAGTTCACGCACAAGGACGACCCGGACCTCAACCTGGGCAACAACGTCTTCACAAACCTGGTGGTCTCCACGGTGTCGACGATCGGGCTGTACTTCTTGATGTCGTTCCTGTACCTCGACCCGTGGCACATGTTCACGTCCTTCATCCAGTACTACATCCTGCTGCCGAGCTACATCTGCACGCTGCAGATCTACGCCTTCTGCAACACGCACGACGTGACGTGGGGTACCAAAGGCGACAACGTCATGAAGACGGACCTCGGCGGGGCCGTCGGCAAGGGCAGCAcggtcgagctcgagatGCCGTCGGAGCAGCTCGACATCGACTCGGGCTacgacgaggcgctgcgcaaCCTGCGCGACCGTGTCGAGGTGCCGCCCCCCGCCGTGTCAGAGGATCAGCTGCAGCAGGACTACTACAAGAGCGTGCGCACCTACATGGTGGTCACCTGGCTCATCGCCAACGCGACGCTCGCCATGGCCGTCAGCGAGGCCTACGGCGGCAGCTCCATCGGCAACAACTTCTACCTGCGCTTCATCCTCTGGtccgtcgccggcctcgccggctTCCGCGCCCTCGGCAGCACCGCCTACGCCGTCATCGCCCTCGTCAACACCGTCGTCGAGGGCCGCGTCCGCCTCACCCTCAAGATGCCCAAGTGGCTCGGCGGCTGGGGCAGCAGGATCAGCGACACCATGAGCAGCGTTGCGAGCAGCGTGAGGAGGTGA